From the genome of Mycobacterium dioxanotrophicus, one region includes:
- a CDS encoding acetyl-CoA carboxylase biotin carboxylase subunit, translating to MTTFDTVLVANRGEIAVRVIRTLREMGIRSVAVFSEADAGARHVLEADVAVCIGPAAARQSYLDIAAVVDAARRTGAQAVHPGYGFLSENAEFAAALQAADIVFIGPPATAIATMGDKIAAKAAVSAFGVPVVPGISRPGLTDDDLIGGAPDVGFPVLVKPSAGGGGKGMRVVHEAAELPGALASARREAAAAFGDDTLFLERFVLRPRHIEVQVLADGHGNVIHLGERECSLQRRHQKVIEEAPSPLLDPATRARIGAAACDTARSVDYTGAGTVEFIVSADKPDEFFFMEMNTRLQVEHPVTEMVTGIDLVEQQIRVAAGDKLMLSQDDIVMTGHAVEARVYAEDPANGFLPTGGPVLGLSEPTGAGVRVDSGLTAGTVVGSDYDPMLAKVIAHGDDRAAALHTLDRALADTAVLGVTTNTEFLRFLLADPDVVAGRLDTGLLDRRAPDFTPAAVGDEQMIAAAAYLWLRHWSEAGDSLWQVPSGWRVGGRAAAAFRLQTSGRTDHVYLTGTPDRATATVENGGNHTVSAAFDGGLLAVTLDGLRTEYLVAATDGRLWLTGGGRVWTVEEVREAPVRPDDEHSGDAELTSPMPGSVVAVGVNHSDAVVAGAMVVTVEAMKMEHALTAPVDGTVELLVAVGDQVKVGQPLARITAAIEEAQS from the coding sequence ATGACGACTTTCGACACAGTGCTGGTCGCCAACCGCGGCGAGATCGCGGTGCGGGTCATCCGCACCCTGCGCGAAATGGGAATCCGCTCGGTCGCCGTGTTCAGCGAGGCCGACGCCGGGGCCAGGCATGTCCTCGAAGCAGATGTCGCGGTGTGCATCGGCCCGGCGGCGGCACGGCAGAGCTACCTCGACATCGCGGCTGTTGTCGACGCCGCCCGGCGCACCGGAGCGCAGGCCGTGCACCCGGGCTATGGATTCCTTTCCGAGAACGCCGAATTCGCCGCCGCCCTGCAGGCGGCCGACATCGTGTTCATCGGGCCGCCGGCCACCGCGATCGCCACCATGGGCGACAAGATCGCCGCCAAGGCGGCGGTGTCGGCGTTCGGAGTCCCTGTCGTGCCTGGTATCTCGCGTCCGGGACTCACCGACGACGACCTCATCGGCGGCGCCCCCGACGTCGGCTTCCCGGTACTGGTGAAGCCCTCCGCCGGCGGCGGTGGCAAGGGTATGCGGGTGGTGCACGAGGCCGCTGAACTGCCGGGTGCGCTGGCGTCGGCCCGCCGCGAGGCCGCCGCCGCATTCGGCGACGACACGCTGTTCCTGGAGCGGTTCGTGTTGCGGCCCCGGCACATCGAGGTCCAGGTACTCGCCGACGGCCACGGCAACGTGATCCACCTCGGCGAGCGTGAATGCAGCCTGCAGCGCCGCCACCAGAAGGTCATCGAGGAGGCGCCGTCCCCGCTGTTGGATCCCGCCACCCGGGCCCGGATCGGCGCTGCCGCATGCGATACCGCACGCAGCGTCGACTACACCGGCGCGGGCACCGTGGAGTTCATCGTCTCGGCCGACAAGCCCGACGAGTTCTTCTTCATGGAGATGAACACCCGGTTGCAGGTCGAACACCCGGTCACCGAGATGGTCACCGGTATCGACCTGGTGGAACAGCAGATTCGGGTCGCCGCAGGCGACAAGCTCATGCTCAGTCAGGACGACATCGTGATGACCGGGCACGCTGTCGAGGCCCGGGTGTACGCCGAAGATCCCGCCAACGGCTTCCTGCCGACCGGCGGACCGGTGCTCGGGCTGAGCGAACCCACCGGAGCCGGTGTCCGCGTGGACTCCGGTTTGACGGCCGGAACCGTGGTCGGCAGTGACTACGACCCGATGCTCGCCAAGGTGATCGCCCACGGCGACGACCGCGCCGCGGCGCTGCACACGCTGGACCGGGCGCTGGCCGACACCGCGGTTCTGGGCGTCACCACCAACACCGAATTCCTGCGTTTCCTGCTGGCCGACCCCGATGTGGTTGCGGGCCGGCTCGACACCGGCCTGCTGGACCGCCGCGCACCCGATTTCACCCCGGCCGCCGTCGGAGACGAACAGATGATCGCGGCTGCGGCGTACCTGTGGCTGCGGCACTGGTCGGAGGCGGGCGACAGCCTCTGGCAGGTGCCGTCGGGCTGGCGCGTCGGCGGCCGCGCAGCCGCGGCGTTCCGGCTGCAGACCAGTGGCCGCACCGACCACGTCTATCTCACCGGAACCCCGGACCGCGCCACGGCGACCGTCGAGAACGGTGGAAACCACACCGTCAGTGCCGCTTTCGACGGTGGCTTGCTGGCCGTCACGTTGGATGGCCTGCGCACCGAATACCTGGTCGCCGCAACCGACGGTCGGCTGTGGCTGACCGGCGGCGGGCGTGTCTGGACGGTCGAGGAGGTGCGCGAGGCGCCGGTGCGTCCCGATGACGAGCACAGTGGCGACGCCGAGCTGACCAGCCCGATGCCGGGTTCGGTTGTCGCCGTTGGCGTCAACCACAGCGACGCGGTCGTCGCGGGCGCCATGGTGGTCACCGTCGAGGCCATGAAGATGGAACACGCATTGACCGCCCCGGTCGACGGCACCGTGGAACTACTTGTCGCCGTGGGCGACCAGGTCAAAGTGGGTCAGCCGCTGGCCCGAATCACCGCTGCAATCGAGGAGGCCCAATCATGA
- a CDS encoding acyl-CoA dehydrogenase family protein, which translates to MNISLSTGTLPDHYEQLAKTVRDFAQSVVAPVSAKHDEEHSFPYEVIDGMADMGLFGLPFPEEYGGMGGDYFALCLALEELGKVDQSVAITLEAGVSLGAMPVYRFGNDAQKQEWLPLLASGKALGAFGLTEAGGGSDAGATKTTAKLDGDTWVINGSKQFITNSGTDITKLVTVTAVTGEKPGGKKEISSILVPVPTKGFTAEPAYNKVGWNASDTHPLSFDDVRVPAENLLGERGRGYANFLRVLDEGRIAIAALSVGVAQGCVDECVKYAKERQAFGAAIGTYQAIAFKIARMEARAHTARAAYYDAAALMLAGKPFKKAAAVAKLVASEAAMDNARDATQVFGGYGFMNEYPVARHYRDSKILEIGEGTTEVQLMLIAREAGL; encoded by the coding sequence ATGAACATCAGTTTGTCCACCGGAACCCTGCCCGATCACTACGAGCAGCTGGCCAAGACGGTCCGCGACTTCGCCCAGAGCGTGGTCGCACCGGTGAGCGCCAAGCACGACGAGGAACACTCGTTCCCCTACGAGGTCATCGACGGCATGGCCGACATGGGACTGTTCGGCCTGCCGTTCCCCGAGGAGTACGGCGGCATGGGCGGGGACTACTTCGCGCTGTGCCTCGCGCTCGAGGAACTCGGCAAGGTCGATCAGAGCGTCGCCATCACGCTTGAGGCCGGTGTGTCCCTGGGCGCGATGCCGGTGTACCGCTTCGGCAACGACGCGCAGAAGCAGGAGTGGCTGCCGCTGCTCGCGAGCGGCAAGGCGCTGGGCGCGTTCGGCCTGACCGAGGCCGGCGGCGGCAGCGACGCGGGAGCCACCAAGACCACCGCGAAGCTCGACGGCGACACCTGGGTGATCAACGGCTCCAAGCAGTTCATCACCAACTCCGGCACCGACATCACCAAACTCGTCACGGTCACCGCGGTCACAGGCGAGAAGCCCGGTGGTAAGAAGGAGATTTCGTCGATCCTGGTGCCGGTGCCGACCAAGGGCTTCACGGCCGAACCGGCCTACAACAAGGTCGGCTGGAACGCTTCGGATACGCACCCGCTGAGCTTCGACGATGTCCGGGTGCCCGCGGAGAATCTGCTCGGGGAACGCGGGCGGGGCTACGCCAACTTCCTGCGCGTCCTCGACGAAGGCCGCATCGCGATCGCCGCGCTCTCGGTCGGTGTCGCACAGGGGTGTGTCGACGAATGTGTCAAGTACGCCAAGGAACGTCAGGCCTTCGGCGCGGCGATCGGCACCTACCAGGCCATCGCCTTCAAGATCGCACGCATGGAGGCCCGCGCGCACACCGCCCGGGCCGCCTACTACGACGCCGCCGCACTGATGCTCGCGGGCAAGCCGTTCAAGAAGGCCGCTGCCGTGGCCAAACTGGTCGCCAGTGAGGCCGCGATGGACAACGCCCGCGACGCCACGCAGGTGTTCGGTGGCTACGGCTTCATGAACGAATATCCGGTGGCGCGGCACTACCGCGACAGCAAGATCCTCGAAATCGGTGAGGGCACAACCGAAGTGCAGCTCATGCTGATCGCGCGGGAGGCCGGTCTGTGA
- a CDS encoding MaoC family dehydratase — MTDKKTIEQRGLWFEEFEIGVRYLHRPGRTITEADNVLFTTLTMNTQALHLDAAFSDALPPFNARLVNSMFTLSTLVGLSVAQLTQGTIVGNLGFSEIAFPKPLFHGDTLYAETEITEKRASKSRPGEGIVTLAHTGRNQHGDIVATASRKTMVRMRPAEEA, encoded by the coding sequence GTGACCGACAAGAAGACCATAGAGCAGCGTGGGCTGTGGTTCGAGGAGTTCGAGATCGGGGTGCGCTACCTGCACCGGCCGGGCCGGACCATCACCGAGGCCGACAATGTCCTGTTCACCACGCTGACCATGAACACCCAGGCGCTACACCTCGATGCGGCGTTCTCCGATGCGCTGCCGCCGTTCAATGCCAGGCTGGTCAACTCGATGTTCACGTTGTCGACGCTGGTCGGTCTCTCGGTTGCGCAGCTGACCCAGGGCACCATCGTCGGGAATCTCGGGTTCTCCGAAATCGCTTTCCCCAAACCGCTTTTCCACGGTGACACGCTGTACGCCGAGACCGAGATCACCGAGAAACGCGCGTCGAAGAGCCGTCCGGGGGAGGGCATCGTCACGTTGGCACACACCGGGCGCAACCAGCACGGTGACATCGTGGCGACCGCGTCGCGCAAGACGATGGTCCGTATGCGTCCCGCAGAGGAGGCCTAG
- a CDS encoding HpcH/HpaI aldolase/citrate lyase family protein — protein sequence MGIASAGPGWLFCPADRPERFEKAAAAADVVILDLEDGVAAKDRPAARQALLDTRLDPARTVVRVNPATTADHQLDLEAVAATDYTTVMLAKSEHVDQVRALAPLDVVVLIETPLGALNVVDLVQADNAFAVMWGAEDLFAVTGGTANRWPDGSYRDVAQHVRSQTLLAAKAFGKVALDSVYLDIKDLDGLRAEVDDAVAVGFDAKVAIHPSQVAVIRAGYTPTDEQIEWARAVLDRVASERGVFQHDGLMVDAPVLRRAERIAALAPM from the coding sequence GTGGGCATCGCAAGTGCCGGTCCCGGCTGGCTGTTCTGCCCGGCCGACCGGCCCGAACGATTCGAAAAGGCCGCTGCGGCTGCCGATGTCGTGATCCTCGACCTTGAGGACGGGGTCGCGGCCAAAGACCGCCCCGCCGCGCGGCAGGCGCTGCTCGACACCCGACTGGACCCGGCTCGCACCGTGGTGCGGGTCAACCCGGCCACCACCGCCGACCACCAACTCGACCTCGAGGCCGTGGCCGCGACCGACTACACCACGGTGATGCTGGCCAAATCCGAGCACGTCGACCAGGTGCGCGCGCTGGCGCCATTGGACGTGGTGGTCCTCATCGAGACGCCACTGGGCGCGCTCAACGTCGTCGACCTCGTGCAGGCCGACAACGCGTTCGCGGTGATGTGGGGCGCCGAGGACCTGTTCGCGGTAACCGGTGGCACCGCCAACCGCTGGCCCGACGGCAGTTATCGCGACGTGGCCCAGCACGTCCGATCACAGACGCTGCTGGCGGCCAAGGCGTTCGGCAAGGTGGCGCTCGACTCGGTGTATTTGGACATCAAGGATCTCGACGGACTGCGGGCGGAAGTCGACGACGCGGTCGCGGTCGGTTTCGACGCCAAGGTCGCGATCCATCCATCGCAGGTCGCGGTGATCCGGGCCGGCTATACCCCGACCGATGAGCAGATCGAGTGGGCGCGGGCCGTCCTCGATCGCGTGGCCAGCGAACGCGGTGTCTTCCAGCACGACGGTCTCATGGTCGACGCTCCCGTGCTGCGGCGCGCGGAGCGCATCGCCGCCCTGGCTCCGATGTGA
- the pdhA gene encoding pyruvate dehydrogenase (acetyl-transferring) E1 component subunit alpha, which yields MAEPYATPQSVDLDPVRLVEADGSPTSETRYSRDLPPETLSWLYESMVVTRDLDTEFINLQRQGELALYASCRGQEAAQIGAAACLRKTDWLFPQYREIGAFLLRGITPGQIGAVWRGAWHGGLEFTNHCVAPIAIAIGTHGLHAVGAAMAAERLGEDSVTVAFMGDGATSEGDAHEAFNMASVSKAPCVFFIQNNQWAISVPVGHQMAGPSIAHRAVGYGMPGIRVDGNDVLACYAVMAEAAERARHGGGPTLIEAVTYRMGPHTTSDDPTRYRSADEVQDWLARDPIARYRTYLESVGVFSERLQERVAARSHRLCAELRDAIVGGADHDPAELFDTVYAEITPELARQRDELLAELAKEA from the coding sequence ATGGCTGAGCCATATGCGACGCCACAGAGCGTCGATCTGGATCCGGTGCGGCTGGTCGAGGCCGACGGGTCACCGACATCCGAGACGCGCTACAGCCGCGATCTGCCGCCCGAAACGCTGAGCTGGCTCTACGAGTCCATGGTCGTCACACGCGACCTGGACACCGAGTTCATCAACCTGCAACGCCAGGGCGAACTCGCGCTGTACGCGTCGTGCCGGGGCCAGGAGGCCGCTCAGATCGGCGCCGCAGCCTGCCTGCGCAAAACCGACTGGCTGTTCCCTCAGTACCGCGAGATCGGTGCCTTCCTGCTGCGCGGCATCACCCCGGGGCAGATCGGTGCGGTGTGGCGGGGTGCCTGGCACGGCGGCCTCGAATTCACCAACCACTGCGTCGCCCCGATCGCGATCGCGATCGGCACCCACGGTCTACACGCGGTGGGTGCGGCAATGGCCGCCGAGCGGCTCGGTGAGGACTCGGTGACGGTCGCCTTCATGGGTGACGGCGCCACCAGCGAGGGCGACGCGCACGAGGCGTTCAACATGGCGTCGGTGTCCAAGGCGCCGTGCGTGTTCTTCATCCAGAACAATCAGTGGGCCATCTCCGTCCCGGTCGGCCACCAAATGGCGGGACCGTCCATCGCCCACCGGGCCGTCGGCTACGGCATGCCCGGTATCCGCGTCGACGGCAACGACGTGCTGGCCTGTTACGCGGTGATGGCCGAGGCTGCCGAACGTGCGCGCCACGGTGGCGGCCCCACGCTGATCGAGGCCGTCACCTACCGGATGGGTCCGCACACCACATCCGACGACCCGACCCGCTACCGGTCCGCCGACGAGGTGCAGGACTGGCTGGCCCGCGATCCGATCGCCCGCTACCGCACCTATCTGGAATCCGTGGGGGTGTTCAGTGAGCGCCTGCAAGAGCGGGTTGCCGCGCGGTCGCACCGGCTGTGCGCCGAGCTGCGCGACGCCATCGTCGGTGGAGCTGATCACGACCCCGCCGAGTTGTTCGACACCGTCTATGCCGAGATCACGCCGGAGCTCGCGCGGCAACGCGACGAGCTGTTGGCGGAGTTGGCGAAGGAGGCGTGA
- a CDS encoding alpha-ketoacid dehydrogenase subunit beta: MTQIIDRPAAQGDSHEPWGPILRPVPATTELTMVQAINRALHDAMAADDHVLVFGEDVATLGGVFRVTEGLTETFGADRCFDTPLAESAIVGLAIGMAIRGFTPVPEIQFDGFSYPAFDQIVSHLAKYRMRTHGDVNLGVTIRIPSFGGIGAVEHHSESTESYWLHTAGLKVVVPATPSDAYWLLRHSISCPDPVIYLEPKRRYWARETVDTATPGLPLGRSAVRRTGTDVTVLTYGGLVATALSAADLAAERGWSLEVVDLRTLNPLDFDTIADSVRRTGRAVVMHEGPRTLGFGSELAARISEELFYDLEAPVLRATGFDTPYPPARLEKLWLPGVDRLLDCVERAMAQP; encoded by the coding sequence ATGACTCAGATCATTGACCGGCCCGCCGCGCAAGGTGATTCGCACGAGCCATGGGGACCGATCCTCCGGCCGGTGCCGGCGACCACCGAACTCACGATGGTGCAGGCGATCAACCGTGCGCTGCACGATGCGATGGCGGCCGACGATCACGTGCTGGTGTTCGGCGAGGATGTCGCCACCCTGGGCGGGGTATTCCGGGTGACCGAGGGTTTGACCGAAACCTTCGGTGCAGACCGGTGTTTCGATACGCCGCTGGCCGAGTCGGCCATCGTCGGCCTGGCGATCGGCATGGCGATCCGCGGGTTCACCCCGGTGCCGGAGATCCAGTTCGACGGCTTCAGCTACCCGGCCTTCGATCAGATCGTCAGTCACCTGGCCAAGTACCGGATGCGTACCCACGGCGACGTCAATCTGGGTGTGACCATCCGCATCCCGTCGTTCGGCGGGATCGGTGCGGTGGAGCACCATTCCGAATCCACCGAGAGTTACTGGCTGCATACCGCCGGTCTCAAGGTGGTCGTGCCCGCCACACCGTCGGATGCGTACTGGCTGTTGCGGCACTCCATTTCCTGTCCGGACCCGGTCATCTACCTGGAACCCAAGCGTCGGTACTGGGCGCGCGAAACCGTCGACACGGCCACCCCTGGGCTGCCTCTCGGGCGGTCGGCGGTGCGGCGCACCGGAACCGACGTCACGGTGCTCACCTACGGCGGGTTGGTCGCCACCGCACTGAGCGCCGCGGATCTGGCCGCCGAACGTGGCTGGAGCCTGGAGGTCGTCGATCTGCGGACGCTCAACCCGCTGGATTTCGACACGATCGCCGACTCGGTGCGCCGGACCGGGCGTGCCGTGGTGATGCACGAGGGTCCACGCACCCTCGGGTTCGGGTCAGAGCTGGCCGCCCGCATCTCAGAGGAACTGTTCTACGACCTCGAGGCACCGGTATTGCGCGCCACCGGTTTTGACACGCCGTATCCGCCGGCCCGGCTGGAGAAGCTGTGGTTGCCCGGGGTGGACCGGCTGCTCGATTGCGTCGAGCGTGCGATGGCCCAGCCGTGA
- a CDS encoding dihydrolipoamide acetyltransferase family protein: MNREFLVPDLGEGLQDATITGWNVAIGDTVALNQTLCTVETNKAEVEIPSPYAGQVLELGGAPGETLAVGALLARIETSESAPASTPTNGTGTTRKAVLVGYGTDDSMDASRRRAPAPESGRPRAKPPVRKLAAELHVDLTALAPGSGPEGIITRDDVLAAADGAELLDVRGVQAEMARRMMLAHSEIPDAHASVEVDCTALLALRDRIVAADKELPVTPFVLTLRMLVIALRRHPILNSTWVATDERPRIHQHPAVHLGFGVAAPRGLLVPVVANAQRLTTRELAQTVSRLIDGARAGSLTPQQLTGSTFTVSNYGALGLDDGVPVINFPEAAILGMGSLKPRPVVVDGAVTARPTMTLTCAFDHRIADGAQAAAFLLELRGLIETPELALLDL, translated from the coding sequence GTGAACCGGGAATTCCTGGTTCCCGATCTCGGGGAAGGGCTTCAGGACGCCACCATCACCGGCTGGAACGTGGCCATCGGCGACACGGTCGCGTTGAACCAGACGCTGTGTACGGTCGAGACCAACAAGGCCGAGGTCGAGATTCCCAGCCCCTATGCGGGGCAGGTGCTCGAACTCGGCGGGGCGCCAGGCGAGACGTTGGCCGTCGGCGCGTTGCTGGCGAGGATCGAGACCAGCGAATCCGCCCCGGCAAGCACTCCGACGAACGGCACCGGCACGACACGTAAGGCCGTCCTGGTCGGCTACGGCACTGACGATTCGATGGATGCCAGCCGGCGCCGGGCCCCCGCGCCGGAATCCGGACGGCCGCGGGCGAAACCGCCGGTGCGTAAGCTGGCCGCCGAACTGCACGTCGACCTCACCGCGCTGGCCCCGGGATCCGGTCCCGAGGGCATCATCACCCGCGACGATGTGCTTGCGGCGGCCGACGGCGCCGAACTACTCGACGTGCGCGGCGTGCAGGCCGAGATGGCACGACGAATGATGCTGGCCCACAGTGAGATACCGGATGCGCACGCGAGCGTCGAGGTGGATTGCACTGCGCTGCTTGCGCTGCGGGACCGGATCGTCGCCGCGGACAAGGAACTGCCCGTCACGCCGTTTGTCCTCACGCTGCGGATGTTGGTGATCGCTCTGCGCCGGCATCCGATCCTGAACTCGACGTGGGTGGCCACCGACGAACGTCCCCGCATCCATCAGCACCCCGCCGTGCACCTCGGGTTCGGCGTCGCCGCACCGCGGGGCCTGCTGGTGCCCGTCGTCGCCAATGCCCAGCGTCTCACCACACGAGAACTGGCCCAGACGGTTTCGCGACTCATCGACGGTGCGCGGGCCGGATCGCTGACGCCGCAGCAACTCACAGGATCGACATTCACGGTGTCGAACTACGGTGCGCTCGGGCTCGACGACGGAGTTCCGGTGATCAACTTCCCGGAGGCGGCGATTCTCGGCATGGGGTCGCTCAAGCCGCGGCCGGTGGTCGTCGATGGAGCCGTGACGGCCCGTCCGACGATGACCTTGACGTGTGCCTTCGACCACCGGATCGCCGACGGGGCGCAAGCGGCCGCGTTTCTGCTCGAGCTGCGGGGCCTGATCGAGACGCCGGAGCTGGCGCTGCTCGACCTGTAG
- a CDS encoding enoyl-CoA hydratase: protein MAESVLLDITDRIALITVNDPDRRNAVTFEMSAALRAAVDTAEADPGVHAVIVTGAGKAFCAGADLTALGAATEDGLRKIYDGFLAVAHCTLPTIAAVNGAAVGAGLNLALAADVRIAGPAALFDPRFQKLGIHPGGGATWMLQRAVGPQVARAALLFGMRFDADSAVRHGLALSISGDPVGAARELAAGPAAAPRDVVIATKASMRATANPGAIDIEQHRIAVDTELGPQAASIESPEFASRLAAAKRK, encoded by the coding sequence ATGGCCGAATCCGTGCTGCTCGATATCACCGACCGCATCGCGCTCATCACCGTCAACGACCCCGATCGCCGCAACGCGGTGACGTTCGAGATGTCGGCGGCCCTGCGGGCAGCCGTCGATACCGCCGAAGCCGACCCGGGCGTGCACGCCGTCATCGTCACCGGGGCCGGTAAAGCCTTCTGCGCCGGGGCTGATCTGACCGCTCTGGGCGCCGCCACCGAGGACGGTTTGCGCAAGATCTACGACGGTTTCCTGGCCGTCGCGCACTGCACGTTGCCCACCATCGCGGCGGTGAACGGTGCCGCTGTCGGGGCAGGCCTGAACCTGGCGTTGGCCGCGGATGTCCGGATCGCCGGGCCCGCGGCACTGTTCGATCCTCGCTTCCAGAAACTCGGCATCCATCCCGGCGGGGGCGCCACCTGGATGCTGCAACGAGCGGTCGGACCCCAGGTGGCACGGGCCGCGCTGCTGTTCGGAATGCGGTTCGACGCCGACTCGGCGGTGCGCCACGGCCTGGCGCTGAGCATCTCTGGCGATCCGGTGGGTGCGGCCAGGGAACTCGCGGCGGGCCCCGCAGCGGCACCGCGAGACGTCGTCATCGCCACCAAGGCGTCGATGCGGGCCACCGCCAACCCGGGTGCCATCGACATCGAGCAGCATCGGATCGCCGTCGACACCGAACTGGGACCGCAGGCAGCCTCCATCGAATCACCCGAATTCGCCAGTCGGTTGGCGGCAGCGAAGCGCAAGTAG